The genomic DNA TACCGCTGGATGGTGCGCTGCGTCGTCAACGGCGCTCCGGAAACCATCGACGCGCTGGCTGACGAGGCACGGGCGTCATTGGCTGACACCGTGATTCGTCGCGGGGAGACACCCCTGCCGGTACGCACGCCGCTGCAGGTGGAGTTGCCCGAGCCGATGGCTGCCCAGCTTCGTACCGCGGCGCAGCAGGCCGCGATGCAGCAGGCCGCCCAGCAGGTCGCTTCGGCGTCACAGGCCCTGCCGCAGGATCAGCCGCCGGCCGAGCCGGCGGCGCGGCGCAGTGTGCAGGGCTCGGCGATGCAGCAGCTGCGCACCATCACCGGCGGCTGAGGCCCCGCCTCAGCTTGCGACGGTGTCGCTGGCGGCCTCCCGCAGGGCCGCCACACATGCGGCGCCCAGTACGCCGGTTTCGAGCCCCATCTGTTCGAGCGTGACCGAGCGCAGCGCTGCCTGCGGCGCGGCGGCCACCCATTCGTAGCCGACCTCGGCCGGGTGCACGGGGTCGTCGGTTGCCACCGCGACGCCCATCGGTATCCGAAGCTGTTCGAGTTCGGCACTGCCGGGTGCGCGGTAACCGGCCGCTTCCTCCATCGCGTCGGGCAGAGTGGGCCACTGGCCGACCCAGGAGCGGGCCAGTTCGTCGGCCAGCCACGGCGGGCTGGAAGCCCGCATCTGCGCCACGGTGGCCGCCAGCCCGTCCCGGCGCAGCAGATCCGCCGACTGCCGGGCCAACAGCGCGGCGGGGGCATGCTGGGAGGTGCCCGTCCACGGCGGCAGAGCGGCCAGTACTGCCACGGCCCGGCCGGGATGGTCCAACGCCCACCGCACTGCCACGACGGCCCCGATGGACACCCCGCCGACCGCGATGGGGCCCGACCGGGCGGCGTCGTCCAGCGCCTGCAGGTAGCCCTCGACGAGCCGGTCCGGAGTCGGCGGCGGGGTCACCACCAGCGCGCCGGCGGCGTGCAGCGCATCGGAAAATGCCCGGTAGACGTAGTTATCGTCGGACCCGGTGCCGGGCAGTAGAACGGTTGGGACACCGCGCAGGATGACGCTCATCACATGATCGTGCCTGCCCGGTCAAATCGTCGGCGTGCCGACCCGCGCCCCACGTGGCATTCGGTGAACAAGAGGTCTACGGTGGCGTTGGTTGGGCGGATTCACAGAGGATCCGCAGAAGGTCAGGAGAGGCCATGGCTACGGCCGAAGGGTATCTGCGCCGGCTTACGCGACGCCTGACGGAAGACCCCGAACAGCTTGATGTCGAAGTGCTCAGCGATGACGCCGCCAACACCGGCGCGCTGAAGGCCATCGACGCCCAGCGCGGCCAG from Mycobacterium sp. DL440 includes the following:
- a CDS encoding alpha/beta fold hydrolase, with protein sequence MSVILRGVPTVLLPGTGSDDNYVYRAFSDALHAAGALVVTPPPTPDRLVEGYLQALDDAARSGPIAVGGVSIGAVVAVRWALDHPGRAVAVLAALPPWTGTSQHAPAALLARQSADLLRRDGLAATVAQMRASSPPWLADELARSWVGQWPTLPDAMEEAAGYRAPGSAELEQLRIPMGVAVATDDPVHPAEVGYEWVAAAPQAALRSVTLEQMGLETGVLGAACVAALREAASDTVAS